The genomic stretch CGAATTCCACCTGCCCGATCAGGCCGATGCGACCAGCCTTGGCATGATGCTGGCCGCCTATGAGGCCGAAACCGACGAACCTTTCCCGCAAGACCCCGCCGTCCAATTGGCTGAGGTGTTGCGGTCCATGGCGCGCGCCTGGGATGGCACCTCTGCGCGGCTGTTGCGCCAGGCCAAGGGCGCGCCTGCCGATGCGGGGCTGGGCCTTGTGGTGCAGGCGATGGCGCTGGGGCTGGGGCAGGGCGAATGTGGCACCGGCATCGTGCAATTTGTCGATAGCACGACCGGCGCGCCCCGGATCACCGGCCGCTATGTCGCGCAGAACCTGCCGCAGATGGACAAGACCGATGCCGAAGGCGCGCTCTATCTGACCCGCGATCCGCGCGGCGCGTCTTTGCAGGACCGCTGCCCAGAGACTTTCGCGCAGCTGCTGGAATGTGGCGCGCTGTGCCGCCAGCATCTGCGCGAGGAAATGCAGGTCAAATTCACCATCGATGCGGGCAAGCTGTTCATTCTGGATGCCGTGCGGGTGCAGCGGTCCTCGCGGGCCTCGGTGCGGATTGCCGTGGCTTTGGCCGAGGATGGCGTGATCACGCGGCAAGATGCCGTGCTGCGCGTCGAACCTGTGGCCTTGTCCGAATTGCTGCACCGCCAGGTTGACCCCAATGCGCCGCGCGATGTGCTGGTGCGCGGGATCGCCGCCAGCCCGGGGGCCGCATCGGGCCGCATCGTGCTGACCGCGAATGAAGCACAGGCCAGTGCCGCGCGCGGCGAGCCTTGCGTGCTGGTCCGCCGCGAAACCACGCCCGAGGATATCCGCGGCATGCATGCGGCATCGGCCGTGCTGACGATGCGGGGCGGCATCACCAGCCATGCCGCCGTGATCGGCCGCGGGCTTGGCGTGCCTTGTGTCGTGGGGGCGTCCGACCTGCTGATCGACCGCAAATCGGGCCGCGTCATGGCCCCTGACGGGCGCAGCTTTGCCGCCGGTGACATGATCACCGTTGATGGGACCACGGGGCAGGTGCTGGCCGGTGCGCCGCCGATGCTAGAGGCATCGCTGGACGGCGCGTTCCAGACCTTGCTGGAATGGGCCGATATGTTCCGCGATATCGGCGTGCGCGCCAATGCCGACACCCCTGCCGATGCCCAGACCGCGCGCAATTTCGCCGCTGAAGGGATCGGGCTGTGCCGCACTGAACATATGTTCTTTGAAGGCGACCGGCTGGGTGTCATGCGCGAGATGATCTTTGCCGAAAGCAGCGATGACCGCCGCGCCGTGCTGGACCGTTTGTTGCCGATGCAGCGCGCCGATTTTGCCGAATTGTTCAGCATCATGGAAGGCCGCAGCGTCTGCGTGCGCCTGTTCGACCCGCCGCTGCATGAATTCCTGCCCTCTGACAAACCCGGCATGCGCGATCTGGCCGAACAGCTGGCGCTGCCCTTGCCCGAGGTGACCGAACGTGTCGCGGCGCTGAGCGAATATAACCCGATGCTGGGGATGCGCGGTGTGCGCTTGGGAATCGCCATCCCCGAGATTTACGACATGCAGGCGCAGGCGATCTTCGAGGCGATGGTCGCCGTCGGTGCCAAGGGTATCGCGCCTGCCGTCGATATCATGATCCCGCTGGTGTCCGCCATGCGCGAGGTCGAGCTGATGAAATCGCGGATCGAACGTGTTGCAACAAAGGTCGCAGGGCCAGCGCGTGCCACGCTGAATTACCGGCTGGGCGTGATGGTCGAAACCCCGCGCGCGGCACTGCGCGCGCAGGACATTGCCGTTCATGCCGCGTTTTTGTCTTTTGGCACCAATGACCTGACCCAGATGACCTATGGTCTGTCGCGCGATGATGCGGGGCGGTTCATGTCCACCTATGTCCAGCAGGGTGTCTATGCCGAAGACCCGTTCCACACGCTTGACATCGAAGGTGTGGGCGAATTGGTGGCGATGGGCGCCGAACGCGGGCGGCGTTGTCGGCCCGATGTCGTGCTGTCGATTTGCGGCGAACATGGCGGCAGCCGCAGCGCCATCGCCTTTTGCCGCGATCATAAATTCGACTATGTCTCTTGCTCGCCTTTCCGGGTGCCGGGGGCGCGGTTGATGGCCGCACAGCTGGCTTTGACAGATCAGATCATCAAACCGTGATACACTATATCTAGTGGGCCATCTTGCGCTGCGGGCATGATGTGGTGCGATTTTATCATATTTTCACATGATTTCGGCGTTGTTCCGCCCTGCGGCCTACTAGGGGTAGACCTGGGGGGCGGATTGCCCTAAGCACCGCCCTGCCTCCGCGGGGCTTTCCGCGTGGTTGCTTTGGTACAAAGAATGACGCCTTTAAAGAAAATCGCGGCTGCCATGCTGGTAGCCCCACTTGTCCTTGGTGGCATGTCCGCTGGTGCGGATACCGAAATGGCCAGCCGTCTGGCCAGCGTTCTGGGGGAAGAGCGGTCAGCGGTTTCCGTGGTGTCCGATGCGCGTATGGCGCAATTGACCAGCCTGCCACCCGCCCGCGAACGCGGCATTCCGACAGCACCTGTCGTGATCTATGACAATGATTTTCTTGATGGCCTGCCCGCCGCCTCGGGTGATGCGCAATGGCAATGCCTGGCCGAGGCGCTGTATTTCGAGGCGCGTGGCGAATCGGTGCAGGGCCAGTTCGCCGTGGGCGAGGTGATCTTGAACCGCGTCGCAAGTGCCGCCTATCCGCAATCGCTCTGCGGTGTGGTCAAGCAAGGCACCGGGCGCAAATATGCCTGCCAGTTCAGCTATAATTGCGATGGCACGCCCAATGTGATCAATGAACCACAGGCTTGGGACCGGGCGGGCAAGATTGCCGCGCTGCTGCTGGATGGCACGCCCAGTGATCTGACCTCTGGGGCCACGCATTTCCATACCAATGCCGTCAACCCGTCCTGGTCGCGCAGTTTCATGCGCACAACGACGATCGGCGCGCATCTTTTCTACCGCGAGCCTGTGCGCACCGCCGCGAATTAAGGTCGCAACCGGTGGCCGCGCTGTCGCGGCTGTCCTTGTCCTGCGGGCGGGGGCGCGGTATCGCTGGCGGTAACGCCGCCAGTTGACTGGACGACCTGATGACCGATGACATCCGCCTTGCCTTTGCCCATCCCAGCGAAAGGGCCGAGGCAAGCACCACCACCCCCTGCGACCGGATTTCCCTGCGCGATTATATCGTCAGCGTGGAAATCGGGGCGTTTCAGCAGGAACGCGGCACATTGCAGCGGGTGCGCTTTAACGTCGTGGTCGAGGTGCCGCGCCTGTCTGGCCCGATTGATGATGATGTGGACCGCATCCTGTCTTATGACCGCGTGACCGAGGCGATTGGCCTCGAACTCGAAGCCGAAAGGCTGAACCTGCTGGAAACACTGGCCGCGCGTGTGGCCGACCGCATCTTGCTGGAACCACAGGCGCAGCGCGTCTTTGTGCGTATCGAAAAGCTGGACCGTGGCCCCTTTGCGCTGGGGGTCGAGATCGTGCGCGCCCGCGATGGTCACGCCCCCAGCGGGCAGGCCCATATCCCCGTGCCGCATCCGCGCGTCGTGTTTTTGTCGAATGCGGCCATCGCCTCGCCGCTGCTGGGGGGCTGGATCGACCAGCTGGCCGCGATGCCGGCCCCTGTGATCATCTGCGTGGGCGCTGGCGAAACCCGCGCGCCGCAGGTGCCAAACACGCTGGCCCAACGCCGGATCGACCTTTTGGCGATTGAACAGAACGCCTGGCGGCTGGCCGTGCGCGATGCGCGCTGCGTCGTGGTGCAAACCCGCACTGAACTCGACTGGGCGATGAAGAACGGCCAGGTCAGCGTCTGGGCCCCGTCCAAGATCGTGCTGGATGCGGTTGACGGGCCATCCGCCAGCCCGGCCGATGCCGCAGCGCTTGTGGCATGGTTCGCAGGCCAGATGCAGGCGGCCGAGCTGGTCTTTGTCGGCCATGCCGCCCCTGTCACCGATATTGCCCTGCGTGTGCTGCCGGTCGATCAGGCGGTTCTGGCATGACGCTTTACTACCGGCCCCTTGTCACGGCGGACCCGGCCGGCGATGCGCTGCCGCTGGCGGGGGGGGCGTGCCTGTTTCGCGATGTGGCAGTGCTCGAACGCGGGCAAAGGGCGCGCATCATCGCTGCGGGCGATGTGCCACCGCCGATCCTTGCGCGCCTGACCGCGCCGCGCGCGCCCGTTGCAGGGCTGGCGATGGACCGGCCGCGGATCATGGGTATTCTCAATGTGACACCCGACAGTTTCTCGGACGGGGGCGATCACGCCGATCTGGCCAGTGCGACGCTGCGCGCCCGCGCGATGCAGGCCGAGGGGGCCGAGATCATCGACATCGGCGGCGAAAGCACGCGGCCGGGTTCCGTGACCGTGCCCAATGCCGCGGAAATCGACCGCACCGCCCCGGTGATCGCCGCGATCAGGGGGCAGTCCGAGGTTGCGATCTCTATCGACACGCGCAAGGCCGATGTGGCCAAGGCCGCCATCGTGGCGGGGGCCAGCATGGTCAATGATGTCGCGGCCTTCAGCTATGATCCCGCCTTGGCGCAGGTCACGGCGGATGCGGGGCTGCCCGTCTGCCTGATGCATGCGCAGGGCGATCCCGCGACCATGCAGAACGATCCGCGCTATGATGATGTGCTGCTGGATGTCTATGACTTTCTGGCCGCCCGCATCGCACAGGCCGAGGCGGCAGGTATCGCACGCGACGCCATCGTGATCGACCCCGGCATCGGCTTTGGCAAGACGCAGGATCACAACCTGACCCTGCTGCGCAACCTGTCGCTGTTTCACAGCCTTGGCTGCCCGATCCTGCTGGGGGCCTCGCGCAAGCGGTTCATCGGCACGATTGGCGGCGGGCAGGATGCCAAGGACCGCGTGGCGGGGTCTGTTGCGGTGGCTTTGCACGGCCTATCGCAGGGGGTGCAGATCCTGCGGGTGCATGATACCTTCGCCACAAAACAGGCGCTGGCACTCTGGTCGGCGATCAACGGGACAGACAGCAGATGACACGCAAGTTCTTTGGCACCGATGGGGTGCGCGGCACGGCGAATATATATCCGATGACCGCCGATATGGCGCTGCGGATCGGGGCGGCAGCTGGGCGCTATTTCCGCAATGACGGATCAAACGGCCACCGCGTAGTGATCGGCAAGGATACGCGGCTGTCAGGCTATATGTTCGAAAACGCGCTGACGGCGGGGCTGACAAGCACGGGGATGAATGTGCTGCTTTTGGGGCCGGTGCCGACACCTGCGGTGGGGCTGCTGACCACCTCGATGCGCGCGGATCTGGGGATCATGATTTCCGCCAGCCACAACCCGCATCATGACAACGGGATCAAGTTCTTCGGCCCTGACGGGTTCAAACTATCGGATGCCGCCGAGGAACAGATCGAGGCGCTGATCGCCTCTGATGTGGACCCCGCCAAGGCCGTCAATATTGGCCGCGCCAAACGGATCGACGACGGGCGGTTCCGCTATGCCGAACGGCTCAAAGCGACCTTTCCGGCAGGCATGCGGCTGGACGGGCTCAAGGTCGTGGTGGATTGCGCCAATGGCGCCGCCTATAAGGTCGCGCCAGAGGTTTTGTGGGAACTCGGTGCCACCGTCATCAAGGTCGGCGTCGATCCTGACGGGTTCAATATCAATGACGGCTGCGGATCAACGCATCCCGAACGGGCCGCGCAGGTGATCCGCGACACGGGCGCCGATGTGGGCATCTGTCTGGATGGCGATGCGGACCGGGTGATGATTTTGGATGAAACCGGCGCTGTCGCAGATGGCGATCAGATCATGGCGCTGATGGCCGCGCGCTGGGCGGCGCAGGGGCGGTTGCAGCGCAACACGCTGGTCGCGACGGTCATGTCCAATCTGGGGCTGGAAAGGTTCCTTGATGCCAAGGGTCTGTATCTGAAACGCACCGCCGTCGGTGACCGCTATGTGGTCGAGGCGATGCGCGCAGGCGGGTTCAATTTGGGTGGCGAACAATCGGGCCATATCGTGATGACCGATTACGCCACCACCGGCGATGGTCTGCTGGCGGGGCTGCAATTTCTGGCCGCGATGATCGACACGGGGCAAAAGGCCAGCAAGCTTGCGCGCAATTTCGACACAGTGCCGCAGATGCTGAAAAACGTCCGTTTCACCGCAGGCACCGATCCGCTCGCGGCCAAAGGCGTTGCCGCCTCCATCGCGGATGCAGAGGTAAAACTGCACGGCAAAGGCCGGCTTTTGATCCGCAAATCCGGCACCGAACCGCTGATCCGTGTCATGGCCGAATGCGAAGATGATACGCTTCTCGCACAGGTCGTCGACCAGATCATAGCCGAGGTCGCGGCGGCATCCTGATCTTGCCCATCTTCCGAGCCTAAGTATCCCCGCCGGAGGCTCTTGCAGCGGCGAACAGCCGCTTCAGCCCGGCCCATTGGCTGATCGCAAGGCCCAGCAGGATCAGGGCGAGGGCGGCAAAGAACCGCAAAGGCAGCAGCTCTTGCAACACCAGCACGCCAAAAAGCATCGACCAGACCGGGACCTGGTAATTGACCAGCGTCATGAACACCGCCCCCGCGCTGCGGATCGTGGCCACGCGCAATAAGGCCGCGAGCGCCGTGGGCACCACGCCCAGAAAGATGATCGCCAGCATCGGGCGCGGCGCGGCAGGGCCGGGGATACCTTCGACGATCAGCATCGCGGGGATCAGCGCGGCAGCGCCAATGCCCAGCAGCAGGGCGGTCATGGTGATCGGGTCGATGGGCGGGCAGCGGCGGGTCAGGATACTGGACACCGCATAGGACAGGGCGGCGGCAAGGCAGGCCAATTGCCCCAAAGGTTCCCATCCGGTCCCGATCCGCAACACGCCGGGGCCGATCAGAACGACCGCGCCGCAAAAGCCGATCACCACCCCCAGCGCGCTGCGCAGATGCAGCTTTTCATCCGAAAACAGATGCGCCAGCGGCAGCACGAACAAGGGCAGCGCCGCCATGGAAATCCCCGCAAAGGCCGAAGGCACATATTGCTGCCCCCAGCTGAGCAAGGCAAAAGGCACCGCGGTGTTGAAAAGGCCGATCGCCAGCAGATAGGCCCGCATCTGCGGGGTGAAGGCCGGCAAGGGGCGGCGCAGCACCACCATCAACGCCAGCATCGCGCCAGCCCCCAGCGTGGTGCGCGCGCAGGCCACGGTCAACGGGCCATAGCCTTCGAGCGCGATGGCCACGACCATGAAAGTGGCCCCCCAGATCACCCCGAGCAGGCCAATGGAGATCCAGTTCAAAGGCGTGGGCTGTTGCGGCATCAGGGCTGTCCAAAGGGTAAAAAGGCCCGGATCATCTCCGGGCCTTGCAGGAATAGGGTGGGTCTTGACCCACCTTACGCCATCGATCTTAGTTCTTGGCCTTGTCGACCATCCGGCCTGCGGAAATCCAGGGCATCATCGCGCGGAGTTTCTCGCCGACCTTTTCGATCTCATGTTCGTCGTTGATCCGGCGGGTGGCCTTGAAATAGGGCTGGCCCACGGCGTTTTCCTGCATGAAATCACGCACGAATTTACCGGTCTGGATATCGGTCAGCACGTCTTTCATGCGCTTCTTGGTTTCCTCGTAGGGCAGGATGCGCGGACCCGAGACATATTCACCATATTCGGCAGTGTTCGAGATTGAATAGTTCATGTTGGCGATACCGCCTTCATAGATCAGATCGACGATCAGCTTGACCTCGTGCAGACATTCGAAATAGGCCATTTCGGGCTCGTAACCGGCCTCGACCAAAGTCTCGAAACCCATGCGGATCAATTCGACCAGACCACCGCAAAGCACGGCCTGTTCACCGAAGAGATCGGTTTCACATTCCTGACGGAAGTTGGCTTCGATGATGCCGGACCGCCCGCCACCGATGGCGGAACAATAGGACAGGCCGATTTCCATCGCCTTGCCGGTTGCGTCGTTGTGGACCGCCACAAGGCAAGGCACGCCGCCGCCTTTGGTATATTCGCCGCGCACCGTATGGCCGGGGCCTTTGGGGGCCATCATGATGACGTCGACGCCGGGCTTGGGCTCGATCAGGCCGAAATGTACGTTCAGACCATGGGCGAAAGCGATGGCAGAGCCTTCGCGCAGATTGTCATGGACGTATTTCTTATAGGTCTCGGCCTGCAATTCGTCGGGCATGGTGAACATGATGACATCGCACCAGGCGGCCGCCTCGGCGATGCCCATGACCTTCAGGCCTTCGCCCTTCGCCTTGGCTTCCGACGGCGAGCCTTCGCGCAGCGCCACGACGAGGTTTTTGGCCCCGGAATCGCGCAGGTTCAGCGCATGGGCATGGCCTTGAGAGCCGTAGCCCAGAATGGCGACTTTCTTGTCCTTGATCAGGTTCACATCGCAATCACGGTCGTAATAAACGCGCATTTTTTCAGTCCTTTGTTGAATCTGTGGCGTTTATAGCGCCGCCACAGCGTGATGCGAGTGTTGTTCTTTGAGTATTTTTGGAAAAAAGAAGATTGTTATGCGTCAATCATCTGATTATAGCGTTTTTCATGTTAGATGATCTTGATCGCCGTGTGCTGCGCCTGTTGCAGGCTGATCCGGGCCGGGGTGTGCCTGATCTGGCCGAGGCTGCGGGCAGCACGCCTGCGCGGGTGGCGCGGCGTCTGGATATGCTGCGCGAGGCGGGGGTGATCACCGGCAGCCGGATCCTGATCGACTGGCGTGCGCTGGGCTATGCGGTTGCGGTCAGTCTGCGCATCACGCTGGATAAAACCCAATCGCGCGCCTTTGACGATTTTCTGGCCGCCGCCCGGCGCGTGCCCGAGGTGATCGAGATCCAGACCTTTCTGGGCCGTGTCGATGTCCGCCTGTCGCTGATCGCGCGGGATCTGGCGGATTATCAGCGGATCTATCGCGCACAGGTGCTTGAATTGCCCCATATCGCGGATATCGAGGCCTTGATGACCGTCGCCACCGTCAAGGGCGATGAAAGCCTGCCGCTATGACATTGGATGATCTGGACCGCATGATCCTGCGCGCGCTGGTGGCCAATGCCGATCAATCCACCACGCAGCTTGCAGCCAAGCTGGGGCTGAGCCAGCCTGCCACATGGCGTCGCATCAAGCGCTTGCAAGAGGCCGGGGTGATCGCGGGCCGTCGGTTGCAGCTGGATGCCGCCAAGGCCGGGTTCGGCGTCACGGTGTTTCTGGGGGTCAAGCTCGCCACCAAGGGCCGCGTCAGTCTGGAGGATTTCGAACGCGCCGTGGGGGCCATCCCCGAGGTGCAGACGGTCGATCATGTGCTGGGGCTTTATGATTACCGCCTGCGCGTGGTCGCCCGCGATCTGGCGGATTTCGAACGCGTGCTGCGCCGCCGCCTGATGACCCTGCCCGGTGTCGGCAATGTCGAGGCCAATGTGCTGTTATCCGAAGAGCGGCGTCCGGGACCGCTCTGACGCGGATCGGAAACACAAGGCGGCTGAATTGGCCGATCTTGGCCCAGATAGACTTTGATTTTGCCGGACCTGCGCCTTAGCTGTGGTGCAACAAAAGAGGAGGGCGATCATGGATGGTGCAGCGCGGAATGTGGACCCTGACGGGTTGATGGAATTTTCGGTCGTGTTCACCGATCGGTCCCTGAACCATATGTCCAAGGCGTTCCAGGGCGTGATGACCGATATTTCGGCCATGCTGAAAGAGGTCTATGCCGCTGATCACATCGCCATCGTGCCGGGCGGCGGCACCTATGGCATGGAGGCCGTGGCGCGCCAGTTCGGCAGTGGCGCCCATGCGTTTGTGCTGCGCAACGGCTGGTTTTCCTATCGCTGGTCGCAAATCTTCGATGCGGGCCAGTTTACCGCCCAGACCACGGTGATGAAGGCGCGGCAGGCCGGTAACGACAGCCGCGCGCCTTTTGCGCCTGCGCCGATTGACGAAGTGGTCGCGGCAATCCGTGCGGCGCGCCCCGATGTCGTCTTTGCGCCGCATGTGGAAACCTCGGCGGGCATCATCCTGCCCGATGATTACCTGACGGCCCTTGCTGATGTGGCGCATGAGGTGGGGGCGATCATGGTGCTGGATTGCATCGCCTCTGGCTGTGTCTGGGTCGATATGAAGGCGACCGGTGTTGATGTGCTGATTTCCGCGCCGCAAAAGGGCTGGTCATCCACCCCGTCGGCGGGCCTTGTGATGCTGTCTCAGCGCGCGGCGGAAAGGATGGCGGGGACCACGTCCAATTCCTTTGTCGTTGATCTGAAGAAATGGCATGCGATCATGCAGGCCTATGAAAACGGCGGTCATGCCTATCATGCGACCATGCCCACCGACGGGCTGCGGGCCTTTCGTGATACGATGCTGGAAACCAGGCAGTACGGGTTCGACAGGCTGAAGGCCGCGCAATGGGAATTGGGCAATGCCGTGCGCCGCGTTCTGGCGGACAAGGGGCTGCGGTCGGTTGCGGCAGATGGCTTTGGCGCGCCCGGTGTCGTCGTCAGCTATACCGATGATCCGGCCATCCAGAACGGGTCGAAATTCATGGCCGAAGGCATGCAGATCGCCGCAGGTGTGCCGCTGCAATGTGACGAGCCTGCGGATTTCCGCACCTTCCGGCTGGGGTTGTTCGGGTTGGACAAACTTTACGACGTGCAAGGCACGCTCGCGCGGCTGGTGCCGGTGCTGGACCGCGTACTCTAGCGCGCGCCCAGACCCAGTTGCATCAGCGTGCGCCGGACCGGCGTGATCCCGTAAAGTGCGGCGATCCCGCGTGCGCGCAAATCCTGCGCCATGCTGTTGCCCAGCATGGACGCCTTGTTCAGCGCGTCGATACCCGCGACCCGCAGCTTGATATCGGGGTGCCGCTGGCGGGCGTAGCTGTCCAGCATCGCGGGGCTGCCAAGGCTGGCGGGATCGGCTGTGGCAAGGTCCAACAGGCAGGCCAGATCGCGCAGCGACATGTTCAGCCCCTGCGCGCCGATAGGCGGCATCACATGGGCGGCCTCGGCGACCAGTGCTGTGCGCGGGCCGGTGATCTGGTCGGCTGTCTGGGATATGATCGGCCAGACCATGCGTTTTGACGCGAGCTTTAGCGGGCCGTAATGCAGGGCGGACCGGTCATTCGCCTCGGCCTCGAAATCTGCGGCATCCAGTGCTGCGCGGCGCAGGCATTCCGCGCCATGATCCATCCAGACCACGGCAGAGCAGGGCAGGCCCGTATGATCGGGCAGCGGGACAAGCGTGAACGGCCCGCCCGCGCGGTGAATCTCGGTCGAGATATTGTCATGCGGCGCGTCATGGGTGACGGCAAAGGTCACGGCCTTTTGCCCGTAACGCGTGGTGCTGGCACTGATCCCCAAGGCGCGGCGCACGGCGGAATTGCGCCCGTCCGCCCCGATCACCAGCGCGGCTGCGACCTGCGTGCCGTCGGTCAGATTGACCAAGGCCGCGTTCAGGCGCGGCACCATGCCTGCGAATCCTGTACCCGGGCGGAAATCGACATTTGGCAGGTCTTTCAGCCGCGCGACAATCTCGCGCCGGAGCAGCCAATTTGGCAGGTTCCAGCCAAAGGGCTGGTCGGAAATGTCGCTGGCGTCGAAATCGCGCATGACATGGGGGCTGGCTGCGGCATCGACGATGCGCATGATCTGCAAGGGGGTCGCGTGATCCGCCAGATGCGACCAGACGCCCGCCGTCTCCAGAAACGCCTGCGCGGGTTGCAGGAACGCGGTGGTGCGCAGATCGGCGCCGTCGCTGTCGGCATCGGTGACGGGCGGGGCGGGATCGACGATCACCACCGAAAAACCGGCCGTGCCAAAGGCGGCAGCGGCGACAAGCCCCGCGACACCGCCGCCTGCGATCACAATATCAGCGTTTTTGCGTTCCATGTGCAGGACATAGTCCGCCGATGCGGGCTTGAGAAGGATCAGCGCGCAAGCTGCGACAAGAAAGCCGCAAGGTCCGGCGCGCCATGGTGGATATGCGGCGCGGTTTCGGGCGATTCGTGGACATGCACGGTGCACATCCCCACATCATGCGGCACGGCCAGATTACGGGCCTCATCCTCGAACATCGCGGCCTTGGTGGGGGTAATCCCATCACGGGTAAAGATCGCAGCAAAAGCCTCGGCGCTGGGTTTGGGGCGGTAATTGGCGTGTTCAACCCCGTAGACCGCATCGAAATGCCGCGTTAGCCCGCGCGCGGCCAGCACCCGCTTGGCATGGTTTTCCGACCCGTTGGTATAGACGATCTTGCGCCCTTGCAGGCCTGCGATGGCCGCCGACAATGCCGGATCATGGGTCAGATGCGCGATATCGATATCATGCACATCGGCCAGAAATTCGTCGGGGTCGATGTGATGTTCCGCCATCAGCCCGGCCAAAGTGGACCCGTGGCTAAGCCAATAGTCATGCGCCAGCCGCAGCGCGCGGGTCTGGTCCAGCCCGGTGATCCGCATCACATAGGCCGCAAAACGCACATCCATCTGCGCGAACAACCCCGCCGACGGGTGATAAAGCGTGTTGTCGAGGTCAAAGACCCATGTATCGACATGTGCGAAATGCTGCGCCACCATGCGCCTTGGGTAATCTGTGGCGCAGGGCGCTGCAACCGCTTTGACTTGCCTGCGATGGCCCTTGCGGCGTAAGGTCATGGGGTTAACGACAGGCTATGTGATGCAAGACCCCCGCCAATCCCAGAAAGACGCTTATGCCTTGATATTAGAGGCAATCGACAGCCACCTTTATAAACCGGGTGACCGGCTGGTCGAAAGCGAGCTTGCCGAACGGTTCGGCGTGTCGCGCACCCCGATCCGCGAGGCCTTGCAGCGGCTGGAAACGCAATCCTTGCTGACCCGTGACGGCCGGTCGCTGATCGTGGCCTCGCTGGATCATTCGCAATTGTCGGAACTTTACGTCGTGCGCGGCGAGTTGGAAGGGCTGGCCGCCCGTCTGGCCGCGCGCCATGCCGCCCCCGAAGAGGTCAGGGTGCTGCAAGATATGTTGGAGGCTGACAAACGGCTGATCAATGATCCATCTGCGCTAAGCCGGGCAAACCGGCGGTTTCACAAGCAGATCCATCTGGCGTCGCATAACCGCTATCTGGTGCAGCAGCTGGATCTTGTGCATCGCTCGATGGCGCTGCTGGCCACGACCTCGCTGGCGGCTGAAGGGCGCGGGGCGCAGACCTTGCAGGAACATGCCGATATCGTGGCCGCGATTGCGGCAGGGGATGGTGATGCCGCCTATAAGGCGCTGCGCGATCACATCTCTGCCGCTTTTGTCACCCGGTTGAAACTGGATGCCGCAAAGGTCGAGGCGGCGGAATAGCGGCGGGTTTCAGCCCGTTCAGGACCACGCCATGCGCGGTCTTGTCCCAATAAAACGGCCGTGTCGCCAGTTCCGCCAGCCCGCGGTAAGCCGCCAGCGTGCCCAGCGGAAAATAGACCGGCAGCGTCAGCGCCCAGCCCCAAAGCCGCAGGCGCCCCGCCTTGTGCAGCCCCACAAGATTAACCAGCAGGGCCAGCGCCTCGGCTGCGAAAAACGCATAGGTCATGGCCCAAAACGCCC from Yoonia vestfoldensis encodes the following:
- a CDS encoding dihydroneopterin aldolase — encoded protein: MTDDIRLAFAHPSERAEASTTTPCDRISLRDYIVSVEIGAFQQERGTLQRVRFNVVVEVPRLSGPIDDDVDRILSYDRVTEAIGLELEAERLNLLETLAARVADRILLEPQAQRVFVRIEKLDRGPFALGVEIVRARDGHAPSGQAHIPVPHPRVVFLSNAAIASPLLGGWIDQLAAMPAPVIICVGAGETRAPQVPNTLAQRRIDLLAIEQNAWRLAVRDARCVVVQTRTELDWAMKNGQVSVWAPSKIVLDAVDGPSASPADAAALVAWFAGQMQAAELVFVGHAAPVTDIALRVLPVDQAVLA
- a CDS encoding cell wall hydrolase — encoded protein: MTPLKKIAAAMLVAPLVLGGMSAGADTEMASRLASVLGEERSAVSVVSDARMAQLTSLPPARERGIPTAPVVIYDNDFLDGLPAASGDAQWQCLAEALYFEARGESVQGQFAVGEVILNRVASAAYPQSLCGVVKQGTGRKYACQFSYNCDGTPNVINEPQAWDRAGKIAALLLDGTPSDLTSGATHFHTNAVNPSWSRSFMRTTTIGAHLFYREPVRTAAN
- a CDS encoding putative PEP-binding protein — encoded protein: MMSPLVTQITPDARMSAAVHGDRAKCLQRLIRLDMPVPVTVALSFDAVRDAALGNLPDMAALMAPFGPQPLLSVRPSSENADWGGPSAILNVGMNDARFAHMALAMGEAAAARLYLRFVQSYAVHVARLDPDEFHLPDQADATSLGMMLAAYEAETDEPFPQDPAVQLAEVLRSMARAWDGTSARLLRQAKGAPADAGLGLVVQAMALGLGQGECGTGIVQFVDSTTGAPRITGRYVAQNLPQMDKTDAEGALYLTRDPRGASLQDRCPETFAQLLECGALCRQHLREEMQVKFTIDAGKLFILDAVRVQRSSRASVRIAVALAEDGVITRQDAVLRVEPVALSELLHRQVDPNAPRDVLVRGIAASPGAASGRIVLTANEAQASAARGEPCVLVRRETTPEDIRGMHAASAVLTMRGGITSHAAVIGRGLGVPCVVGASDLLIDRKSGRVMAPDGRSFAAGDMITVDGTTGQVLAGAPPMLEASLDGAFQTLLEWADMFRDIGVRANADTPADAQTARNFAAEGIGLCRTEHMFFEGDRLGVMREMIFAESSDDRRAVLDRLLPMQRADFAELFSIMEGRSVCVRLFDPPLHEFLPSDKPGMRDLAEQLALPLPEVTERVAALSEYNPMLGMRGVRLGIAIPEIYDMQAQAIFEAMVAVGAKGIAPAVDIMIPLVSAMREVELMKSRIERVATKVAGPARATLNYRLGVMVETPRAALRAQDIAVHAAFLSFGTNDLTQMTYGLSRDDAGRFMSTYVQQGVYAEDPFHTLDIEGVGELVAMGAERGRRCRPDVVLSICGEHGGSRSAIAFCRDHKFDYVSCSPFRVPGARLMAAQLALTDQIIKP
- the glmM gene encoding phosphoglucosamine mutase; this translates as MTRKFFGTDGVRGTANIYPMTADMALRIGAAAGRYFRNDGSNGHRVVIGKDTRLSGYMFENALTAGLTSTGMNVLLLGPVPTPAVGLLTTSMRADLGIMISASHNPHHDNGIKFFGPDGFKLSDAAEEQIEALIASDVDPAKAVNIGRAKRIDDGRFRYAERLKATFPAGMRLDGLKVVVDCANGAAYKVAPEVLWELGATVIKVGVDPDGFNINDGCGSTHPERAAQVIRDTGADVGICLDGDADRVMILDETGAVADGDQIMALMAARWAAQGRLQRNTLVATVMSNLGLERFLDAKGLYLKRTAVGDRYVVEAMRAGGFNLGGEQSGHIVMTDYATTGDGLLAGLQFLAAMIDTGQKASKLARNFDTVPQMLKNVRFTAGTDPLAAKGVAASIADAEVKLHGKGRLLIRKSGTEPLIRVMAECEDDTLLAQVVDQIIAEVAAAS
- the folP gene encoding dihydropteroate synthase, which encodes MTLYYRPLVTADPAGDALPLAGGACLFRDVAVLERGQRARIIAAGDVPPPILARLTAPRAPVAGLAMDRPRIMGILNVTPDSFSDGGDHADLASATLRARAMQAEGAEIIDIGGESTRPGSVTVPNAAEIDRTAPVIAAIRGQSEVAISIDTRKADVAKAAIVAGASMVNDVAAFSYDPALAQVTADAGLPVCLMHAQGDPATMQNDPRYDDVLLDVYDFLAARIAQAEAAGIARDAIVIDPGIGFGKTQDHNLTLLRNLSLFHSLGCPILLGASRKRFIGTIGGGQDAKDRVAGSVAVALHGLSQGVQILRVHDTFATKQALALWSAINGTDSR